From Mucilaginibacter gotjawali:
AGCGCCGGAGCCAATGTAGGGATGATATTTATGATGGCGGTGGAACAAGAGTTTGATGAACTGAACGCGGTGATCAAAGCATTCCAGAATACGATGATGCGCATCCGCTATTCATCCATCCCGGTAGTAGCCGCGCCGCACCAGATGGCTTTAGGCGGGGGATGCGAAATGTGCCTCCATGCCGATAAAGTAGTCGCTCATGCTGAACTGTATATGGGTTTGGTTGAATTTGGGGTGGGATTGATCCCCGGCGGCGGCGGCACCAAAGAGTTTGCTCTTCGCCTGTCGGACGAATTGCAGGATGGTGATATCGAAGTAAATAATTTCAGGGAGCGCTTTTTAACCATCGGCCAGGCCAAAGTCTCTACCTCTGCTTATGAGGCCTTTGAATTTGGCTACCTCAAAAAAGGCCGCGATGTGGTGGTGGTTTCGCAAAACAGGCTGCTTGCCGAGGCCAAACGTCATTGCCTGCAAATGGCCGAAGACGGCTATACACAACCCGTTCAGCGAACTGACATAAAAGTGCTGGGTAAACAGGCCCTTGGCCTGGCTTATGTTGGTGCAAATACCATGTACAGCGGCAATTACATCAGCGAGCATGATGTAAAGATCTCGCAAAAACTGGGATACGTATTGTCTGGCGGCGATTTATCGCAACCGTCGCTGGTGAGCGAAAGCTACCTGCTCGACCTGGAAAGAGAAGCATTTCTTTCCCTATGCACCGAAAAGAAAACGCTGGAACGCATTCAATCCATCCTTACAGGTGGCAAAGTGCTTAGAAACTAATTTTTAACCGAAAAAAACAAGATAAATGAACGCATATATTGTTGCAGCCAGCCGCAGTGCTATCGGTAAAGCCACCCGTGGTGGTTTCAGGTTTACCCGGCCGGATACGCTTGCTGCCGACGTCATCAAACACCTTTTATCCACCGTACCCAATGTGGATAAGGAGCAGATAGAGGATGTAATTGTAGGCAACGCGACACCCGAAGCTGAACAGGGGCTTAATGTGGCAAGGTTGATCTCTTTAATGGCTTTGGATACCGATAAAGTTCCGGGGATGACCGTTAACCGGTATTGTGCCTCGGGTTTGGAAACTATAGCCATAGCGTCCGCTAAAATTCATAGCGGTATTGCCGATTGCATTATTGCCGGCGGTGTGGAAAGCATGAGCCTGCTGCCCATGGGCGGCTGGCGGATAGTACCCAATGCTGACGTTGCCCTGGCACACCCTGATTATTACTGGGGCATGGGCCTCACTGCTGAAGCGGTGGCAAAAGAATACAATATCGGCCGCGAAGAGCAGGATCAGTTTGCATTCAATTCGCACCAAAAAGCCATCAGCGCTATAAAGGAAGGAAAATTTAAGGATGAAATTGTGCCGGTGAACATTACCGAAATTTATATAGATGAAGCCGGAAAAAAGAAAAAAAGAGAGTTTAAGGTAGATACTGATGAAGGCCCGCGTGCCGATACTTCGCTGGACGCTTTAGCCAAACTGAAGCCTGTGTTTAATGCCAAAGGAGTGGTTACAGCCGGAAATTCATCCCAAACAAGCGATGGTGCCGCTTTTGTAATGGTGGTTAGCGAAAAGTTTTTAAAACAAAACAACCTGAGGCCCATAGCGCGGCTGGTGAATTACGCCGTTGCCGGCGTGCCCCCGCGCATAATGGGTATCGGCCCGCTGGAAGCCATTCCAAAAGTATTGAAAGCTGCAGGACTGAAGCAACAGGACATGGATTTGATCGAGCTGAACGAAGCATTTGCTTCCCAGTCGCTTGCGGTAATAAAAGGACTGGAACTCAACCCTGAAATCATTAATGTTAACGGCGGAGCGATTTCATTGGGCCACCCGCTGGGATGCACCGGGGCGAAGCTCTCGGTCCAGCTTTTTAATGAGCTGAAACGACGGGATAAAAAATACGGCATGGTAACCATGTGCGTTGGCACAGGCCAGGGCGCCGCAGGAATTTTTGAACTATTATAATTAAATAAAACGTGTTTAGCGATTGAAAAATGATAAAATGAAGTAGCTTTTAAAGCTTGGGCTGTGCGATTCCCCTCTTGAGAGGCCTGCCTGCCGGCAGGGGTGGAGGGGTGTATTAAGCCGCATGATGGCGAACACACCCCCGCCACTGCACTTCCCAACGCACCCCCTCTCGAGAGGGGAGTTTCATAAGTTAACATTGTCAATGTCGCTTGAAGGGTTTAAATAAAGTATTTTAATAAAAAAATGGCAACAGCAGAAAAAGCCCTGAGATTATTCGATTGCATGGCGGTGCAGGCAAAAGAACCCAGACCCGATCTTTTAAATGCCAAAGTAAATGGCGTTTGGCAGTCATACAGTACCCAACAGGTACATGATATGGTTTACCAGTTAGCCATTGCGCTGTTGAAATATGGCATTTCACAAGGGGATGGTACCGCTGAGGGCCGCGATAAAGTGGGCCTGATCAGCAGCGGCAGGCCCGAATGGATCATTACCGATCTGGCCGTTCAGCAAACGGGGGCAGTATTGGTTCCTTTGTACCCCAATACCAATGCTAAAGAAATTGAACAGATCCTGATCGAAGCTGAAGTAAAGATCATGTTTATCAGCAACAGGGAGTTATATGACAAGGTAAGCAGCATCCGTAACAATATCCCTTCGCTTAAAGCTATTTATACTTTTGATCAG
This genomic window contains:
- a CDS encoding acetyl-CoA C-acyltransferase, encoding MNAYIVAASRSAIGKATRGGFRFTRPDTLAADVIKHLLSTVPNVDKEQIEDVIVGNATPEAEQGLNVARLISLMALDTDKVPGMTVNRYCASGLETIAIASAKIHSGIADCIIAGGVESMSLLPMGGWRIVPNADVALAHPDYYWGMGLTAEAVAKEYNIGREEQDQFAFNSHQKAISAIKEGKFKDEIVPVNITEIYIDEAGKKKKREFKVDTDEGPRADTSLDALAKLKPVFNAKGVVTAGNSSQTSDGAAFVMVVSEKFLKQNNLRPIARLVNYAVAGVPPRIMGIGPLEAIPKVLKAAGLKQQDMDLIELNEAFASQSLAVIKGLELNPEIINVNGGAISLGHPLGCTGAKLSVQLFNELKRRDKKYGMVTMCVGTGQGAAGIFELL